A segment of the Salminus brasiliensis chromosome 1, fSalBra1.hap2, whole genome shotgun sequence genome:
TGTGCGAGGCATATCTGAGGTGGTCCCAGCTCCAGGGTTCAGACGTAACCAGCGATCCTGCTGATATCATCAGATACACAAAAGAATGGGACTTCTATGGGATGTTTGCTCTGGCTGCTCTCGGTAACCACACACTGCATGGTGCACGAAAAAAAACCCCTACAAACTGACCGCCTTTCGTTGTTGGATCACATTTTTGGATGACCTGTTTCAGTACGCTAGTTCCTATAGGAGCATCTGCAAGCAAGTCCATGCTTGTAGGATCATATTAACTGCACAGAGGATTGTTGTTTTCCCGTCCTTTGGAGACCTTAGCAGTACAGTGCTGTGGCAAATGAGGCACTCTTCCTTTTTGGAACTTTGCATTGGGGGGGTTCATGTAATGAAGGCTTATAGCCATCATTTATCATAACACTCACCTCAAACCTGGCGAGTTGTTTATGGGGAAATTCCACTGATATTTAAGATCTGCAGTTCAAAGGCTTAGATGTAATCAAAGTCATGCAGAGTGAATGGATGAAAGATTTATTGTTGAGAAGCTTACCCACACAGATTTCTCGATTTTACAGTGGCGGTAATACGAACTAGGAGTTACCATGAGTACaacacatatataatattttttaattacctttcaaaaaaaaaaaaaaaccaaacacaacTTGTCTTTAAGGGTTGTGGAAGAATATATCCTCAAAAAAAGAGCATCATGACCGGCCTCCATGACCTTCCACTGTTAATGATTTCAATCCAgtacattgttgttgttgttgttgttgttatttttgtaaatattcaGGGTACGTTTCCTCATGGTTGGCAAGGTCTCCGATCTGTTTGTgcaatggggaaaaaaaaaaaaaaaaaaaaagctggtgtGTGTACTCAGTCCTAGATCAGTAAATGGGAAACAAAGAAAGTATCTCGTACAACACtgttccagccaatcagcaacaggggGCGTTCGTGCTCACGCACAGACGGGGGATGGAGAGGGGCAGGGGAGACTGTGCATCTGCTACGTGCTGAACTACATGCATTGTCAAGGAGAGATGGCCCAGAAACAGCCCAAAAGTAGATGGGTGAAGACACACGTGTAAACATTGGTGGGGTGCTTGGACGTCATCATTGTCATTACCTTGACATTACGCGTGCATTAATTTGGTAGGTGTGGCTTCTGAATGAGCACTGaagggaggggtgtgtgtgttttgctgttggGTTTAAATATCAAAAGCTGTTCTCCAGAATCACATACAGAAATGTGATACACATATACAGAAATGCATGAGCCATCATATTGGTATGCATTTCATGGAATAGCTTTTTGTGATTGACCTTTGAAAGGCACGCAGTTCTTCAGACGTCTGATTCCTTTCACCGCCACTGTGAACAATCCTGACTAAGCAAGTTTCTCTAGAATAGGGCGTTTCACACCGAACCTGCTCTGAAGGACGGTTTATATTTTGACATGTTTTCACCTTTTCCATTTGTCCAGTCATAGATAAGATGGTCAGAAAACGCACCAGAAAGTCTATTAGACATTACTTGGTATATGATGGTAtatgaattttttttattttttattttatttttttttatgcaagCAGCAGTTTGcgcagtgctaattggtggtgtAAAAACTACCATTATTTGTTAGCTtaattagcctcacagctccagcgAAAACCTAAGCAAGAAGCAAactaagtgtgtaagtgtgtgtgtgtgttgtcagaGTTGGCGGTGTACTGTGCAGGCGTGTTGGCAGTGTTGTGGCCGGTGCAGTGGCTGTACGGCCTCTCTTTGGAGGTGATTCCACTGCTGAAGGGTTTGCTGCTCTCCTGCTACGGGAAAGTGCTGCTGATTCCTGCGGTGATCTGGGAGCACGACTATTCTCCCCTGTGCTTCAGACTCATCAGGCTGTTCGTCCTCACCTCCAACACACAGGCCATACGGggtaaatatatacacacacacacacacacacacacacacacacacacacacacacacacagaacagtgTAGGAGGGTTTAAAGGCATGTACAGAGTGGATGAGCATAAATCCACCCCCTAGGCCATACGTACACAGGCCGGTACATATATCTCCAGCACGCAGGCCATTTAGGGTCAACACACACCCTGACAGATAACATAACTCCATAAAGAGTAAACGCAGACATTCTGGAGCCAAAATCACCAACATGCTGACCTGTACAGAAGTAAGAAACACTCATTGAGGGAATGAGGATTTGCCACAGTTTGCAAACTATATCTTCAGTGAATATTTTTggaaagcaggatttctcagtatTTATGAAGCTGGATAACTTGTCCATTAGGAATACCCCTGAGCTCCTATTGGACAGCTTTGAGCAGCCCTAAATTGTGTCATTATGTTATTTATTGCTTTTCTTATTTACCATAGTGTAGTGCTACCAGCGCTGGGAGAGTGAAGGCTAGCACATATACTTCTTCAGAGCAtgcatttattgatttatttttactgcCACTAATGCAGTGCAATGATGACTACCAGTTCTGCAGCCTAGGCTAACATATGCCTGCATTAGATGGCGCCAGTGTGCTAAGACATCTTTCTGCTTCTGTTCCTGTTGTTTTGCTTTGCTCTGCGTATAAGGTGGGAAATTCTCACCTGCAGAAATGATGTTCTTGAGTGTTGGATACTCTACATAAACGGTTATTACAAAACCCTTGCTCAGAGAAATGGAGGAGAACAAACAACTTCACATCACTGTGTCGCATTTTCATTATAATTTAGATGATTCATTTAGGGCTCATGTTGACCTGTTAACACAACAGTAACTTCTGATGGAAATCAACATGATATAATATGGCTGaatcccaattgcatactacacactactactaTAAGGTATATGCTATGCACTAATCTTAATATTGTGGGTTTGACAGTGTGTATATGCAAGGTATATACTATGTACTGTACTCTTAAAAGCAAAGGTTAAGTACACAAAGTTTTAATGTACTAACTAGGGCTGTACAACATTGCAAAAAACTGACAtggcaaaataaatattttctgCATTGTATATTGCgatatttaaaatatacatttttaaacagttttcaccagaagtcaatgatccgACTTGtcattatataaaaaatgcaCTCATTGTATCCAAGAGTAAAATACTGGGCAAACAATACTGGGCAGCTCTGGTAGATATGTCATGTGTCAGATATGTCAACAAGAAGAACAGTGTGGATTTACATTTTCtatcaagcagcaaaaaacTTGTTCATCACGTGTTTGATataattttacattattattattcattacaacgcgagtagctcctccctttctgtttcgcattgcattgtggggTAATGTCCATAGTCACCACACTCAAGAACGGTTCTTAGCTATTTAAATATACTCAACTGTGACACTTTTATCTATTTAACATACTTCaaactagttagtattagtaattagtatgcaattgggacacaccaGATCTCTTGTTTTTACTTATAAACCCTAACAAAGTCTAAAGTGCGCTTTCTACACAAATTCTGCTCTTTTTTCCagttcaaataaaaatacaaaataatccAAATCGAATTACACCAAGCTTTTGTTATTGTTTGCAATAACTGCATCCTCTAAGGCGGTTTACACTCCTCGTTTGTTTGGGTGCCTATCTTTAACATCCTTAACGGTCTGTACGTGAGAATCTTGTGCTGCAGGAATCACGCGAGTGCCTGTGAAGAGTGAAATGTTGAACAGTCAGTACAGCGCTGCCCTGAGGGCTCGAGTTATCTGGCTagctgagaaatcctgcttcaTCAAGCATCCCTGTGTGCTCGTTCTTCACCACTCATTCTGCTGTTTGCTTTAAGTGACTCTGGGCTCTCctgtgtgttgtgtttcagTGATTTTGAACTGCAGAAGAAGACTATCCGTCTTGGCTGTGTTCGGAGGGCTGCTgttagagatgtgtgtgtcaCACGCTTTACAAAAACTGCAGCTAAACTCACAGGACTACCTGCCGGACCTGTACACCTGAACCGGTTACACCGCCGTGACTGTGTAGCGTACTGGTGGCAGCTAAGGGAACACTACCAGTCGGCAGCTCCTAAGACGTTTTGCACTGCCTTTGCAGCAATAAGTTGTGGAAGTGTGTCAAAAACCAACTAGGTGCCTTTTGCCTAATAATGCATGCCTGCCTCTAGGACTGTTTATTCATTGCTTTGGATCACACTAGCAGTGACAAGGACAACAGCTGCTTCTCCTGGAATCCACGATAACAtaagaatattaaaaatgtgaGTGCATACAGCTTGCTGCATAACTTTACAGGATTTTTACAGTTGTACCTAAATCTCACAAATGGTAACTTTTTAGAAGAAGGGAAAAAcacttaaatgtaatgtaggttAAGGTCAGTAAATTTCTGAATGACCTCATGATCGCATTTTGATGTGCCAGTGTACGCAGGAGGGTACCTCAAACCTACGGAGCAAGGAAGGTAAAGCTTGGAAGTAAGCAGGGATCCATGCTAGGCTAGAAGCTGATGCTAGCTGACCAGTTTTACCATctgctccctcaaaaacaaactggactacctcataGTATAGCTAATCTTACAGCAGAATAGAACTCAGAAATGCAGTTTGCGGACGCTAAACCCGAGCAAGATAGCTGCACACCATAGCAAGTGGACAGCAGTTATTCAGGAAAACGTGTTGTAACCTGTTACAGTGCTAAGCTGTGTTAGGCTAGTCAAGGCTAGGGTAGGCTAGGCCAAGCAGCTCCAGTGGGCCATGGTGCTGCTGTAAACCAACCCCCATACAAAAAAGtcattgtgttttattctgagacaaaataacaaGGGTTTAAATGAGCATCTAAAATTGTCAGCAAAGTCAAAGGCTTAATTATACAccaaaaaattataataataataaaaaaaattgatactaaataaatgtattcttTGACCTTCAATGGATTTTCATCTTCAATGGAAAATCTATGTAATGCACAGACAGGCTTAAACCttagctgttctttacattgtgtgaacgCTACATAAGGCATAGACCCATAGAAAACAGTCCAAAATTGAAATGCTCTTAATGTACATTTCAAATTTTCCTCCTTCAGTTGCCGTGAGTTTTTGTTATGACTGTAAAAAGAAGCGCTAAGAATGATCAACCAACCTtcagctgcatgtgtgtgtaggaaCACTTTTACGTAATCTTTGTTCCAGGCAGGAGGGAGAAAACCGTGCCAGCTTGCCCCATTACATATGTCGATGAAGGCAGAGGGCAGAATCCTGTGCGTGTTTACGGAGTTTTCAGAGGGGCTGCTGCACATTCCTGAGGTCATTTGTCAAATTCTTGCCAATTAGCTTCACTGAGCTGCAGACATTTagccaaacacactgcagatgttGGCCTGTGCCTACAGCACACACTCCTATTCATTAACCTCTGCCATGCTTCACAATCCTAATGTGATTCTGTACACtgaataaaatatgtataaagcTATTTTGTTTACAAATCAGCAGTCTGTGTATATCTGTTACGAACCTGTCTGCAGGAGGTGGCTTTGCAGACACCGATTAAACCAGGTTTCAGACCGAGTTCCTCTGTTCTTGGTGGTGGGAGGGTTCTTTATTCTAAACCCCTTGTTCCTCCCGCTGGCTGAGCTTAATCTGTGTCTGGAAATACTTGGAGCTCATTGACTGTTTTTGAGGATTAGCTGTTCTGCTACGCCACCCAACATTGTTTTGCAGATTCTCATTCAGGAATTCTGCATTTACACCAGGACACACTTCAGAGATACACTTTAAAGGAGTAGTTTgacaaaataatgaatgagcttGATGATCACTGACCTCAGATGCAGTCGATCAACAAAGctatgtttgatatctgaaatTTGCTTTTTGTAGTTTACAATGAGagacgctaggctaatgttgctaacaaacactgtcaccaatctccAAAAACCTCTTTATTTGTTTCACACAgaaaatcatttacatttacattaatggcattttagatgacgctcttatccagagcgacttacaaggttactcatattgcAGAGGCGGGCCTATGTAGTgttcggagtcttgcccagTGACTCTTATTaatgtagcgcagcacagtcagaccgagaatcaaaccccagtctcctacatggCGTGATGATCATTGAcgggtgttatctgttgcaccacaccaacaacACAGACAAATTAATGTGGTTTAGACCAGAGTATGGCCCTGTCCCATTACTCTTGCACCCTCGTACCTCTCGTTTGCACATTCCCACTAGGTGTGCATGTTCCACAGCGATCCAGTGACATTCCTTGCATTAACCATccaaaaaatggagaaaagagaCTCTCAAAGTGTTTTACTTGCTATAGTGATATTGAAGTCTTATTATTCTTGAAATGGTTCTCTGCCACTGACCACTCATGCAGTTTAGCAGCAAGTGTGTCCCAATTCTGCTCTAAACTCTTTCGACACCTTTAAAGCTCAAGCCCCCTTTTCCTGCCCTTCGACAACTTCATAAAAGTGCACTTCCAGGCGCTGCTTAAGGCTTAGGCCCTGTCCCAATTCTCGCCTTATGATTTCACCTTGGTTAGACAAGTTACCTTACAACAACATACGTATTGTTGcattctagtgtgtgtgttattgtccCGTACTTTGTGCTCAGCTTTCAACAGCACTAACATTTAGCAGCATTAAAAACGCATGGCTTAACCAAGTCTAATATGACTGCTAATACACCACTGGCTTGTGTTTCATTGTTCTAAAAAGGTCTAAGTTCATTACTTCACTGTAATGATGATGTAGCCTCTGCTCATTAGCATCAGCAATAATTTAGCCGAAATGTTCACAAGTCGTCATCCAGCCTGGTTTCTGAGTACATCCCTGTACCTGCGAGGCTGAGGACTACACTTTGTATAAGTAGGAGAAATGGAGCAGTAAAGCATTGTGGCTAAGGGGCTGATGTAGGGGAGAGCCAGGCTAAAGCTAAGCTGATGCTGATCTTTAGCTGTGGATCACAGACTGCACCCTTTGCAGGACAGGAATATTTACTGCGATGAATCAAAGAAAGGAAGGCTGGTAATGCTTATATACTAGGACTCCTGGGCCTGGATGGCTGTGGCAAAACTGGGGTTTGCACTGTTGTTTCCTGATGATGCAGCCAACGCAAAATTCCAGGCGTCAAGATACCTGCTAATACGCTACAGTCTTATAAATAATTGTGTTTTTTGGAGGAACAGTTATTCCCCAGCAGATATTCAACATATGTTCATTGGTTAAAACTGCAAGCCATATGTTTCTTGCACTTGCTTAATATAAGACACCACGGGACTTGCGCAAGTTAAGACAGGCTCTGGAGATACCTTCATTCCACAGGCCTGGCTTTCTGATGCTGTGCCTGCTCAAGAAAACTGCAGCCATTGTGTCTACACCTCGAATAGTCCCAGTTCTTACTGTCTTAGCAGCATGTAAGGACAAATTGAGTGAAAAATGACCTTACCCAGTAAACACATGTGACAGTTTAACCTCTGACAGAGAGCCATGCCTGGGCCGACGCTCCTGATTTATCTAATGTATCTCATTTGGGTTAATGGATAGTCTGcgacagatagatagaaggTTGTGTTCAAaagttcacatacacacattgtgGACATAAATatgccaaaaatgtattttttatcaaattgttgtttttctggctttatttgggttttttttctaaCCCTATACATATAGCAGACATTATATTTGGTTAAGTACATGCATCTTGGCCAAGCACTTCTGGTATACATCAACAAGCTATTAAAAGAACTCTCCttccactttgtgcaatgtaccagcAAAACAGCTCCAGAGAAttatgctaccaccaccatgcttaacagctggctCAGTGTTCTTGaggttgaatgcctcaccttttCTCCTTCAAACATACCCTTGGACATTGTGGCCAAACCTTTCTTGACTCATCTGACTATAAAACTGTCTTCCAGAAGGTTTCTCGTAGTCCAAGTAGTCAACTGCAAACATTAGTTGAGCTTGGAAGTTGTTGATTTTGGAGCACAGGCCCAGTAAAACCCATGTGACAGTcgacagtgacactggtgttccagcagctaaCAGTTCATGACTTGTTCCTGACTGTCTAGGCCAATTTCTTCTTACTGAGGGTGACAATCCACCCTACATGCAGGTGTTTGAACAGATGGTCATGGaatctgcagatgtttagaAATTACTTTACTAAGTTACTTTTCTGACTTATTTAAatctacatttattacattattctCAGATCTgttggactttcccattgtactCGTCTTGTGGTCAATTCCGTGAGCGCTGTCAAACAAATTCTTTTTATGTGGGCACAGGGAGGCTACCAGCTGTAGTTagtcatgatcactaacaggaagttaagaggtctTGGTACTGGTACGTTTTAAGACACTAAGGATAACTTTTTTAAGAGCATTGAATTAATATTCTAAGCTGGTGTATGTATATTGTTTACTCTGTATGTATAATGTTGACCCTGTGTTGacttttcttgtcttttctaaTAAAGATGTATGTAGCATTTTTGTTCTGCCCCCCAGAAGacaacagttcaaagaaatcatggatagcccaatattgccatgacattcatgtccatgatgagtgtttGTAAACTTCTGACCTTAACTATAGATATTTACATAGATAGACAGTGAGAAAGGTAGCAACTGTTATGTTCAAATACCTGCAATTACATGAAATCTAAATCGGTGGCTTTTTATAAGGTCTTATGTAAGTGTGGTGTACCTATTTTCCTGCTGAATGAATTGTTTGTTTATGAAATAGTAGTGAAACAGTGATTTGGTTTGAAACACAAGCATCTGTAGCTCAGGCTTGTAAGCCTTTAACATcatgcagcagcagctgctgtaCCTGGCTAATCAGATCAGCAGCATAAGAGTTTCAGTAAGTGTGTCAGAGCAAACAGTAGCTTTACTGCTCCAGATAAGAAGTCATTGTAACACTAAATGGGAGTCAAATGGGTTTCACAtttcacaaacatttagacttcatctcaaaataatgactattTTGGAATAATgacttatattatatattatattatatttgctTTATTTAAAATGAAGTAATAATTATCTACGCTAAAACTCTTTAACAAAATCAAAGTTAAGATGTTGAGCTCAACcattaattattttgtattaagtACAAATTTGAAAAGTCTTTATTTTAAGaaactatttaaaaatgtttttaaaatcttTACTTTAGGAAACTAGGTGTTAATTTTGAGAAACTAAGTACAAATGTAAGTTTGTAAGTACTAagtttaattatatttaaaagttattacttaaaaacaaaaacatctatTTTGCAAAACTAAGCACAAATGAAGTCTTtcactcttttatttattttttatcattttttttactctttatttTAAGAAAGTATTTAAAATTGTTTAA
Coding sequences within it:
- the arv1 gene encoding protein ARV1, producing the protein MAKPAFKCIECNEDAAELHRDYSNGILKITICKSCAKPVDKYIEYDPVIILIDAILCKIQAFRHILFNTEIKIHWKLCIFCLLCEAYLRWSQLQGSDVTSDPADIIRYTKEWDFYGMFALAALELAVYCAGVLAVLWPVQWLYGLSLEVIPLLKGLLLSCYGKVLLIPAVIWEHDYSPLCFRLIRLFVLTSNTQAIRVILNCRRRLSVLAVFGGLLLEMCVSHALQKLQLNSQDYLPDLYT